In one window of Pseudobdellovibrionaceae bacterium DNA:
- a CDS encoding tetratricopeptide repeat protein: MQLPGNLPNQKELTEFVVAISADAKCSEGHEQIKAFDLEFLDHFKKNLQLKPLKKSANCGLNVETQSLGPHLAKTTFSLDRPQDKVSLTLVSLSSANPSSPPPSGPYQIISMESCYQDDNGDRLLVLNVKNSCSDCDPNVPESHWQDYRTFSGVYVQSRVDNLIGLSAYKKKQYKTAASWFSKAVEKDSDYVVARVNLAGSLARSGKDVQALEHLKVALKDDPEYTRKKMKTDRDFSGIKKDPRFKALLR; the protein is encoded by the coding sequence GTGCAACTTCCAGGCAACCTCCCAAACCAAAAAGAACTCACCGAGTTTGTCGTCGCCATCAGCGCCGATGCAAAATGCAGCGAGGGACACGAGCAAATTAAAGCCTTTGATCTCGAATTTCTGGATCACTTTAAGAAAAATCTCCAGCTAAAGCCGCTTAAAAAAAGTGCAAACTGCGGGTTAAATGTAGAAACTCAGTCGTTAGGTCCTCATCTTGCCAAAACCACATTCTCACTGGATCGACCTCAAGATAAGGTCTCTCTCACATTAGTTTCATTGAGCTCTGCCAACCCCAGTTCACCACCGCCCAGTGGCCCCTATCAAATAATTTCGATGGAATCCTGTTATCAGGATGACAATGGCGATCGGCTTCTTGTTTTAAATGTGAAAAATTCCTGTAGCGACTGCGATCCCAATGTGCCAGAATCCCATTGGCAGGATTACAGAACTTTTTCTGGAGTCTATGTCCAATCTCGAGTGGACAATCTTATTGGCCTCAGTGCCTATAAGAAAAAGCAGTACAAAACCGCCGCCAGTTGGTTTTCAAAGGCCGTTGAAAAAGACTCCGACTATGTAGTAGCTCGCGTGAACCTTGCAGGGTCTCTTGCTCGATCAGGAAAAGATGTTCAAGCTCTCGAACACCTCAAGGTCGCGTTGAAAGACGACCCCGAATATACCCGAAAAAAAATGAAAACAGATCGTGATTTTTCTGGAATCAAAAAAGATCCACGTTTTAAAGCTCTACTCCGATGA
- a CDS encoding AI-2E family transporter, with protein MTEPSTTESTEFYTKVMAVSLATMAVIAVTATLMHLRAVMVPFVLSLFLYFMVSPLVDNLEDRFKLPRSLSVLFTLVLAGLMVLGLVAIVSVSLKSFFDSAPLYHVRLTQFMNELAVELEKWGISGFDLSHFRTELETARVFTVIQRFTGQFMGLIGNFFLILIFLVFMLLGQARSGHMPQFMTTILTQISKYVWTKFVLSLATGVLVGAILAFLGLDLAFMFGVLAFLLNFIPSVGSIFATLLPIPVAILQFGLGLDFALAVVLPGLVQFSIGNVIEPKLMGKSLGLHPATLLFFLIFWGIVWGIPGMFLAVPITAIVKFVLSSFPQTKRLANIMAGQPFSSE; from the coding sequence ATGACCGAACCATCAACCACTGAAAGCACTGAATTTTACACCAAAGTTATGGCGGTGAGCTTGGCGACAATGGCCGTGATTGCGGTGACGGCCACACTCATGCATTTGCGAGCCGTGATGGTGCCATTTGTTTTATCACTGTTTTTGTATTTTATGGTCTCCCCACTGGTGGATAATCTTGAAGATCGTTTTAAACTGCCGCGAAGCCTATCGGTGCTTTTCACCTTGGTTTTGGCTGGATTGATGGTGTTGGGTTTAGTGGCTATTGTTTCAGTTTCACTAAAGAGCTTTTTTGACAGTGCACCTCTATATCATGTTCGGTTGACTCAATTTATGAATGAATTGGCTGTGGAGCTAGAAAAATGGGGGATTTCTGGATTTGATCTTTCACATTTTCGAACGGAATTGGAAACGGCGCGGGTATTTACTGTTATTCAAAGGTTTACCGGTCAGTTTATGGGTCTAATTGGAAACTTCTTTTTAATTCTGATCTTTTTGGTGTTCATGCTACTGGGTCAGGCTCGGTCTGGGCATATGCCTCAGTTTATGACGACCATTCTCACACAAATATCGAAATATGTTTGGACAAAATTTGTATTGTCGTTGGCCACAGGAGTGTTGGTTGGGGCCATATTGGCCTTTCTGGGCTTAGATTTGGCGTTTATGTTTGGAGTCTTAGCCTTTTTGTTAAACTTCATACCCAGTGTGGGTTCGATTTTTGCGACTCTATTGCCAATTCCAGTGGCCATTTTGCAGTTTGGATTGGGCCTTGATTTTGCCTTGGCTGTAGTCCTACCTGGTCTGGTTCAATTTTCAATTGGCAACGTGATAGAGCCCAAGTTGATGGGTAAGAGCCTTGGCCTGCACCCAGCGACGTTGTTGTTCTTTTTGATTTTTTGGGGAATCGTCTGGGGGATTCCTGGAATGTTTTTGGCGGTTCCAATCACGGCCATTGTTAAGTTTGTTTTATCTAGTTTTCCTCAAACAAAGCGACTGGCAAATATTATGGCGGGGCAACCCTTCTCATCGGAGTAG
- a CDS encoding 2-oxoacid:ferredoxin oxidoreductase subunit beta, whose amino-acid sequence MAETQKSNVNKLGLSKKDYVGAPSTLCTGCGHDSVTNHIISAFFLSNISPYNVAKMSGIGCSSKTPTYFMSQSHGFNSIHGRMAPLSTGAKTVNYPMTFIGISGDGDTASIGLGGFAHLVRRNVPMVYIIENNGVYGLTKGQFSATADVGSTLKSGSKNPFLNIDICSMAIDLGCGFVARSFSGDAKQLVPLIEAAFRHKGTAVIDVISPCVTFANHDGSTKSYNYVKEHKRALQELGFVQPEETISVDYEEGQTTEVSLPDGSTLLLSKLDSQDHDIHDPEGAISKLHKARRQGELLTGLFYYNDRIPEFSEAEELTATPLVHLSEDELRPPSSALSEILANFK is encoded by the coding sequence ATGGCGGAAACACAAAAATCAAATGTTAATAAATTGGGGCTGAGTAAAAAAGACTACGTGGGCGCTCCGTCAACATTGTGCACCGGGTGCGGACACGATAGCGTCACCAATCATATTATCTCCGCTTTCTTTTTATCAAATATATCCCCATATAATGTGGCCAAGATGTCGGGAATAGGATGCTCGAGCAAAACGCCCACCTATTTTATGAGTCAATCGCATGGATTTAACTCCATTCATGGACGCATGGCGCCCCTTTCTACGGGAGCCAAAACTGTAAACTACCCAATGACTTTTATTGGTATTTCTGGAGATGGCGACACAGCAAGTATCGGACTCGGCGGTTTTGCTCACCTCGTTCGTCGAAATGTTCCCATGGTCTACATAATTGAAAACAATGGCGTCTACGGCTTAACAAAAGGCCAATTTTCTGCCACCGCTGACGTTGGGTCCACGCTGAAGTCAGGGTCTAAAAATCCGTTTTTAAATATTGATATTTGTTCTATGGCCATAGACCTTGGCTGTGGATTTGTTGCCCGCTCCTTTTCGGGAGACGCCAAACAGCTTGTGCCACTAATAGAAGCGGCCTTTCGCCACAAGGGCACAGCTGTCATCGATGTCATTTCTCCTTGCGTGACCTTTGCCAATCACGATGGATCTACAAAAAGTTATAACTATGTCAAAGAACACAAAAGGGCGCTTCAAGAACTGGGTTTTGTTCAACCCGAAGAGACCATATCGGTAGACTATGAAGAAGGTCAGACCACAGAAGTGAGTCTTCCTGATGGGTCGACACTTCTATTGAGCAAACTCGACTCACAAGACCATGACATTCACGATCCCGAAGGGGCTATTTCTAAACTCCACAAAGCCCGTCGCCAAGGTGAACTTCTCACTGGTCTTTTTTACTACAATGATAGAATCCCTGAATTTTCAGAAGCTGAAGAGCTCACGGCAACGCCACTGGTTCATTTGTCTGAAGACGAACTTCGACCACCCAGCTCAGCGTTATCTGAAATTTTAGCTAATTTTAAATAA
- the nhaA gene encoding Na+/H+ antiporter NhaA, protein MANAPKNRPHHKPVVQKIIQPVESFMAMESASGITLMAAAIIAMIWANSPFKESYHHFVEMPVGFALGSWTMMKSLHHWVNDGLMVIFFFVVGLEIKRELLVGELSSPKRAALPMFAALGGMIFPALIYLAFNKTGISHSGWGIPMATDIAFAVGILTLLGKRVPFVLKVFLLALAIVDDLGAVLVIAFFYTAEISTHALGLAVLGLAITYIMRYAGIRKHLVYVVLGVWVWLGFLKSGVHATVAGVLIGLVTPLDRLYALTELPSKLKQSVDGFIAAISGNNGDENLTYEAVNHLEDLHHTVVEAQSPIDRFIHMLHPWVGFVIMPIFALINAGVTIEGVSFSEVLSHNITVGVILGLLVGKPIGVFLLSYIAVKLKIADLPQGVTWFHVVGVGFLAGIGFTMALFISNLALKTPELEIYSKVGILTASVLAGIVGSILLLMGKSEKASE, encoded by the coding sequence ATGGCGAATGCCCCCAAAAACCGGCCCCACCACAAGCCGGTGGTGCAAAAGATTATTCAACCCGTAGAAAGCTTCATGGCAATGGAATCAGCCAGCGGCATCACGCTTATGGCTGCGGCGATTATTGCCATGATCTGGGCGAACTCTCCGTTTAAGGAAAGCTATCACCATTTTGTTGAAATGCCCGTAGGTTTTGCTCTTGGCTCATGGACCATGATGAAAAGTCTGCACCACTGGGTGAATGACGGACTTATGGTTATTTTCTTTTTTGTGGTGGGACTTGAAATTAAGCGAGAACTCCTAGTGGGTGAACTTTCGTCGCCAAAGCGAGCTGCCTTACCTATGTTTGCGGCCCTTGGCGGGATGATTTTCCCAGCACTTATTTATTTGGCCTTTAACAAAACGGGTATCAGCCATTCAGGGTGGGGAATCCCCATGGCCACCGACATTGCCTTTGCCGTGGGAATATTAACACTTCTGGGAAAACGAGTGCCCTTTGTACTTAAAGTTTTTCTTTTGGCCCTGGCCATCGTCGATGATTTAGGGGCCGTTTTGGTCATTGCGTTTTTCTATACAGCCGAAATTTCCACTCACGCCCTCGGTCTAGCCGTGTTGGGATTGGCCATCACCTATATCATGCGTTATGCCGGAATTCGAAAGCATTTAGTCTACGTGGTTTTGGGTGTTTGGGTTTGGCTTGGTTTTCTAAAAAGTGGTGTGCATGCCACCGTGGCCGGAGTTCTTATCGGGTTAGTGACGCCGCTTGATCGATTGTATGCCTTAACCGAACTTCCCAGTAAATTAAAACAATCTGTAGACGGATTCATTGCCGCTATTTCAGGCAACAACGGCGACGAAAACCTCACCTACGAAGCCGTGAACCATCTTGAAGACCTTCATCACACGGTTGTAGAAGCCCAATCACCCATTGATCGATTTATTCACATGCTTCATCCCTGGGTGGGATTTGTCATTATGCCTATCTTTGCATTGATCAATGCGGGGGTGACAATTGAAGGTGTGAGTTTTTCTGAGGTCCTCTCGCACAATATCACTGTGGGCGTGATCCTTGGCCTGCTCGTTGGAAAGCCCATTGGGGTTTTTCTACTCTCTTACATCGCTGTGAAACTGAAAATCGCCGACTTGCCGCAAGGCGTAACTTGGTTCCATGTTGTGGGCGTGGGTTTCCTTGCCGGTATTGGTTTTACAATGGCCCTTTTTATTAGCAATTTGGCGCTGAAGACCCCTGAGTTAGAGATTTATTCGAAGGTCGGCATCCTTACAGCCTCTGTCTTAGCCGGCATTGTGGGCTCAATACTTTTGCTCATGGGAAAAAGTGAGAAAGCTTCGGAGTAA